The following proteins are encoded in a genomic region of Microtus ochrogaster isolate Prairie Vole_2 chromosome 5, MicOch1.0, whole genome shotgun sequence:
- the Card16 gene encoding caspase recruitment domain-containing protein 16, giving the protein MADNILRAKRKQFINSVGEGTINGLLDELLEKKVLNQEEMERIKFVNDTVMDKARDLCDTVIRKGPQASQILLTYICDEDVYLAGVLQLS; this is encoded by the exons ATGGCTG ACAACATCCTCAGAGCAAAGAGGAAGCAGTTCATCAATTCAGTGGGTGAAGGAACAATAAATGGCTTGCTGGATGAACTCTTGGAGAAGAAAGTCCTGAaccaggaagagatggagagaataaAATTTGTAAATGATACTGTTATGGACAAAGCACGGGACCTGTGTGATACTGTCATCAGGAAAGGTCCCCAAGCAAGCCAAATTCTACTCACTTACATTTGTGATGAAGATGTCTACCTGGCAGGAGTTCTCCAACTCTCCTAG